The Lolium rigidum isolate FL_2022 chromosome 1, APGP_CSIRO_Lrig_0.1, whole genome shotgun sequence region ATGGGCGGTTGCTTGCTTCTCCAAATTTCCTCCGCGCGAGTGAGAGACCGAGAGAAGGGCTGCATTGGGCAGCTGTGGCGGGTCAGGGGATTCATCCATTCACCCGACCCGCGAATCGGCGCCAGCTCTGGTGGACGCCGGCCGGCGCTCCGGTGAGCTGGGCGGGTGATCTAGGGTTTAGCGGTTCCGATTGGGGCCGTTTGCTCCGTTGCTTCGGCATCTGCCGTTCGTGTCCACGGCGGCGAGGTCGGCTGGGGGCTGGTAGGAGGTGACCGTGCGGCCATGTTTTTGTTTGATTTTGCCTATGCGAATCCAAATTCCCAAATGCATGCGCACATGTTTGGCATTGAGGGTGAAGTGGGACTGTGGAATTACTGCTGCTAGGTGCGATTGTGCTTGATGCGATGCTCACTACTTGGCAGTGGCAAATCGCCCATGTGTAATCTGAGGCATTGGAGTGTCTGAAAGCGCATTGCTTTCTGGTGGGAGCAGGTAGAAGCACTGTTCTAATATCTGCCGCTCCATGATCGGTGCCGCATCCGGGGTATTTAGCTCTCCAGAATTTCTGGTGATCAGGAGCATCTGGAGGGAGTGTACTGCTAGTTTCGGTTGAAGCATTGTGTGGCAGGATTCCACAGGGCTCACCAATTTGGAATTGAACTTAGACTCAGATTCATGTCAATAACAGTTCGCTTGACCAATGCTTGAAATGATAGTAGCTGATTTGTTGCCCAACTCCTACTTGCCCATCTTAGAGTTCTATTACATGTTTTGCTACTGCTTGAAGGAGCATGCATTGGATGTGTTTGACCATATACACTTGTAAACAACTAGAGATTAGTAGTTCAGTACTAGTAGTATACCGAATTCTTCTGTTTCCCAATTCTTTCGATGGATGCTAGCTGATTTACTTGTTTCTTCTTGTACCCATTGAGGAGACATGCTAGCAACTTGGTTCCCCAATTTTGATCATGTATTTAATTTTGATATCTATGTATGTCAGTTCTGAACCGGTAAGCGTCTTGGCTTAGAATGAAAATCTACTCTACAATGAATCTCTTTTCCCTTTACTCTCCCCGGTATCTCTCTGGAGCTTTCGCATAGCAACAAGACAATCTAGCTAGGTTACAATTAGGCACATGCGCTTTCCCCTTATTATCTCTATTTGATGTACTGTTGACTTGCTTTCTTCTTATTTTGCAGGTGATCTCATAGCTGCCCTACTTCTCCTCGCTGCAAGCAGATCTGACGATGGACAACCTTGGACATAGAGAAAATGGGAGGCAAAGGGTAGACCCATATAAAGGACTTCATACCCAGGTTTGTGTAATTCGTCATGAATATTTCTTGGCAAAGATTTCAGATTTATATTTGTTTCTTTGAAACATACAAGATAAAGTTCATGAATAATTATAGCACAGTACATTGATTTGTTTTATCTTCTGCCACTGAGCATTGTCCTGTGACAAACCTTCATTAAGGGTATAATCGGATCATATGCTGTAGATGAGTGCCTAAAGAGTATACATGTTTTTCTTTGTAAACAGAAGGCAAATTACTCAGCTTTATTGAAAACCAAAAAGTCCGATTACAAGAACATGCAAAGATGAGGCCGGTTAGAAAGAATTTTGTCCAGCGACTTCATTATCGAAATAGTGTAGGTTACTATACAGCTAAAAAGGTTCCAACTTTGTACTAttagggcttctttgattcatagggaAAATCATAGGATTGGGATGTTATGGCTAGTTAAATCCTAAAGCAAGATGAGTGgtgtttgattgtgccaaaggaatttttccatgaggtaggaCCTAATGTTTTATtactataggatttgcactacaagattcctataggattagttcctataggATGTGTTCCTATGACTCAAACAActagtataggaaatattcttacctaaatcctacacaattcctataccaatcctatgaatcaaagaagccctaagGCTATTCACGTGTAGCAAAGTATGCAATTCATTGCTTGTCATTCTTTATGTCCTTGGTAATCAGCTAATGTACATAGCATCCTTATAGTTTCTCCAAATGAAGGAATCATCAAACTTCATAGCAGAAATTTCATTTGTTCATGGTGATGAGTTATTAACGAAAGGCGGCATCATGTTTTGTTCTCCGAGCAAATGGTAGAATTGAAATAACCATGGCCAAGAGTGAGGAGAAAAATTATCTTGGAAATGTGTGGCGTTAAACTTTACATGTACTGCATACATATATTAGTTTTTTTATAAATATAATTCTCACAACGACTTGCTCTCTAAAAGAATTTTGACCATATTATACCTCTATGTTTCAGTGGATGATGCCCCAAAGGCAAATAAGGGATCACCACAGTATGAACCTCCTGGCACTAATGACTGAGAGAGACAATGCCATTATGCAAAGAGACCATGCTCTGGCTGAGAAGAAAGCTGCCATGGCTGAGAGAGACATGGCATTTGCGCAGCGGGACTCTGCAATGGCTGAACGGAATGCTGCAATCGTCGAACGAGACAACGCCCTTGCTGCGCTTGAACTAGCCCGTGCAAATGGATTTAATGTGAATAACGGGAGCGGATTCAACACAGAATCTCTCAGTGGAACGAAGAACTTCCAACACCATGACCAGCATTCCCATGATCAATCATCACCACTGCAACTGGCAGATTCTCCATATGATCATGCGAGGGAAATGCACATATCAGATGCATACCCTATCTCAACAGCCCCAGGGAGTGCTGGAAAGGCAAAGAAGCCCAACAAAAATAGTTCCCAAGCATCTCCATTGAAGAGGCCATCAGGTGTGCTCCGGAAAACCAAGAAAGCCACTGGTGACTGGCGAGATGTCGGAATGCCCAGTGTCGGTGAGGATCCAGCTCGCGTTTCTGTGATGAAGAACGAGTGGAAGGACCAGGACCTTGGTCTTAACCAGGTTGCATTTGACGAGTCATCCATGCCCGCACCTGCCTGCTCGTGCACAGGAAACCTACGACAGTGCTACAAGTGGGGCAATGGTGGGTGGCAGTCGTCCTGCTGCACCATGAGCATGTCCATGTACCCGCTCCCGGTGATGCCCAACAGGCGCCACGCTCGGATGGGGGGAAGAAAGATGAGCGGCAGTGCTTTCACAAAACTTCTCAGCCGGTTAGCGGCTGAAGGCCATGATCTCTCGACATCGGTGGACCTCAAGGACCACTGGGCCAAGCATGGCACGAATCGGTACATCACCATCAGGTAGCTCTGGCGCTCCTATTGATGAACAGCGATTAGTGCATGATTCAAGCTGTAAAGGGTGGAGATCAGGCTAAGGTTGCTTCTCTTGCATCCCCTAAAGTCTACTTACTGGGAGTCAGGGATGTGATtgggaatttgggatttaggtagAGTTTTGTGTTTTTTGGGATGCTTTAGGTACTCCTTTCTGAACCCCGAACTGCTGCTGTGTCACTGCCTCACTGGACCGTGGAAATGTAATTGTAACAACTCGAGGTATTCGTTGTCCGATCATTGTATAGTCTCACTACTAGATCAAATTGGTGGTAGTAAAATGACTAGTACTGTTAGTCTTCTGGTCAGAGGGTTTCTGGGCTTTTGTCAGTGTTCTAGCATGAGCCTTGCACAAAAAAAAGAAAGGTCATGCATGAATATGTTTTGCCTGCTCTATTTGTTTTAGACCAAGGGTCATATCCTGCATGCCCCAGCATGGTAACTAACAATTTTGCCGCAGAAAGAAATAGCCGAGAATTATGACAAGTTCAAGATTTCTATGGACTATTTTGACCAATGGATCGACCCTGTGCTTGGAAGGGCTACACTGAAAATGAGCATCGGCCAAAGCGACCCAAGCGCTTTGACATTAGTAACCTCTCCAGGTCTCCGCAAAATTAATTTCCGGTCCACTATCCagcataaaaagaaaaagaaaagtagcTCAAATGTAACCTTGCAGGTATGCGCCGGTTGCCCTGCCGCCGGCCATGTGCCCAGACTGTTGCTGTAGATCTCAATTGGTAAACTTCAGTTCTAGATCTTCCCTGAAGCTTTCATGGTCAAACTTCTTACGGNNNNNNNNNNNNNNNNNNNNNNNNNNNNNNNNNNNNNNNNNNNNNNNNNNNNNNNNNNNNNNNNNNNNNNNNNNNNNNNNNNNNNNNNNNNNNNNNNNNNgggaccaccaagtattcgtgcaccccgtacgaatcatgggtggatcggctctttgagccgattcacggagataacctgagagccgatcgaggctcgtatttaatgtttacatgtatgcctgcagaaactaagcgaggcattcccatcaccttcacgaccaggtataggtcaggtggcacgcctgcacttcgcatcgccgcgtgtgaccagaagagcattgcgggccgtcgctcggaggggtctcagccagccgcagctctaggctcttcccggctctacggtgttgacaaggccgctgcccgccggtgggttttggcagtcaacaccacCGAGATGAGCTGAATAGCTGGAAATAAGGACTCCACAGCAGGATCGAAGGATCAGCAGATCGGGAGTATTTCTGAGGTCGTGGTTCGACTCTTTAGGAGGTTTTGTGTTAAAAAATGAGTTCCGCTAATTACCGTGCaggaaatctataggcactatagattgaaacggagggagtatcaatttcctctcaagaaaggtatggaagacttccctagaaagagaatgaagttaccttttgattctattattagaacaaattatgatgttgatgcttcgtctcttgatgttacttgatttacattttactgcgcctaggctgaaaggcgttaaagaaaagcgcttatgggagacaacccatgtttttactacaatatttttgttttatatttgagtcttggaagttgtttactactgtagcaacctctccttatcttagttttgagttttgttgtgccaagtaaagtctttgatagtaaagtaaatactagatttagattactgcgcagaaacagatttctttgctgtcacgaatctgggtctaattctctgtaggtaactcagaaaattaagccaatttacgtgagtgatcctcagatatgtacgcaactttcattcaatttgggcattttcatttgagcaagtctggtgcctcaattaaatccatctttacggactgttctgttttgacagattctgccttttatttcgcattgcctcttttgctatgttggatgaatttctttgatccattaatgtccagtagctttatgcaatgtccagaagtgttaagaatgattgtgtcacctctgaacatgttaatttttattgtgcactaaccctctaatgagttatttcgagtttggtgtggaggaagttttcaaggatcaagagaggagtatgatacaatatgatcaaggagagtgaaagctctaagcttggggatgccccggtggttcacccctgcatattctaagaagactcaagcgtctaagcttggggatgcccaaggcatccccttcttcatcgacaacattatcgggttcctccccgaaactatatttttattcggccacatcttatgtgctttgcttggagcgtcggtttgtttttgtttttgttttgtttgaataaaatggatcctagcattcatctgtatgggagagagacacgctccgctgtagcatatggacaagtatgtccttaggctctactcatagtattcatggcgaagtttcttcttcgttaaattgttatatggttggaattggaaaatgctacatgtagtaattctaaaatgtcttggataatttgatacttggcaattgttgtgctcatgtttaagctcttgcatcatatactttgcacccattaatgaagaaacacttagagcttgctaatttggtttgcatatttggtttctctagagtctagataatatctagtattgagttttgaacaacaaggaagacggtgtagagtcttataatgtttacaatatgtcttttatgtgagttttgctgcaccgttcatccttgtgtttgtttcaaataaccttgctagcctaaaccttgtatcgagagggaatacttctcatgcatccaaaatccttgagccaaccactatgccatttgtgtccaccatacctacctactacatggtatttctccagccattccaaagtaaattgcttgagtgctacctttaaaattccatcattcacctttgcaatatatagctcatgggacaaatagcttaaaaactattgtggtattgaatatgcacttatgcactttatctcttattaagttgcttgttgtgcgataaccatgtttctggggacgccatcaactattctttgttgaatatcatgtgagttgctatgcatgtccgtcttgtatgaagtaagagagatctaccaccttaatggttggagcatacatattgttagagaagaacattgggccgctaaccaaagccatgattcatggtggaagtttcgagttttggacatatatcctcaatctcatatgagaataataattgttgccacatgcttatgcattaaagaggagtccattatctgttgtccatgttgtcccggtatggatgtctaagttgagaataatcaaaagcgagaaatccaaaatgcgagctttctccttagacctttgtacgggcgagcatggaggtaccccattgtgacacttggttaaaacatgtgtattgcgatgatccggtagtccaagctaattaggacaaggtgcgggcactattagtatactatgcatgaggcttgcaacttgtaagatataatttacataactcatatgctttattactaccgttgacaaaattgtttcatgttttcaaaataaaagctctagcacaaatatagcaatcgatgctttcctctttgaaggaccattctttttacttttatgttgagtcagttcacctatctctctccacctcaagaagcaaacacttgtgtgaactgtgcattgattcctacatacttgcatattgcacttgttatattactctatgttgacaattatccatgagatatacatgttacaagttgaaagcaaccgctgaaacttaatcttcctttgtgttgcttcaatacctttactttgatttattgctttatgagttaactcttatgcaagacttattgatgcttgtcttgaagtattattcatgaaaattctttgctttatgattcacttgtttactcatgtcattatcattgttttgatcgctgcattcattacatatgtttacaaatagtatgatcaaggttatgttggcatgtcacttcagaaattatctttgttatcattttacactctcgggacgagcgagaactaaacttagggatgctgatacgtctccgacgtatcgataatttcttatgttccatgccacattattgatgatatctacatgttttatgcacactttatgtcatattcgtgcattttacggaactaacctattaacaagatgccgaagagtcgattctttgttttctcgctgtttttggtttcagaaatcctagtaacgaaatattctcggaattggacgaaatcaacgcccggggtcctattttgccacgaagcttccggaagaccgaagaggagtcgaagtggggccacgaggcgccgccaccatagggcggcgcggcccaggccacggccgcgccgacctatggcgtggggccctcgtgtggccccccacgttgcccttccgcctacttaaagcctccgtcgcgaaacccccgatgcgagagccacgatacggaaaaccttacgagacgccgccgccgccaatcccatctcgggggattacggagatctcctccggcacctgccggagaggggattcatctcccgggaggactcttcaccgccatggtcgcctccggagtgatgagtgagtagttcacccctggactatgggtccatagcagtagctagatggttgtcttctcctcattgtgcttcattgttgatcttgtgagctgcctaacatgatcaagatcatctatctgtaattctatatgttgtgtttgtcgggatccgatggatagagaatactatgttatgttaattatcaagttattacctatgtgttgtttatgatcttgcatgctctccgttattagtagaggctgcggccaagtttttgctcttaactccaagagggagtatttatgctcgatagtgggttcatgcctccattgatatacgggacggtgacggaaagttctaaggttgtggatgtcttgttgccactagggataaaacattgatgctatgtctaaggatgtagttgttgattacattacgcaccatacttaatgcaattgtccgttgtttagcaacttaatacttggaaggggttcggatgataacctgaaggtggactttttaggcatagatgcagctggatggcggtctatgtactttgtcgtaatgcccaattaaatctcactatatttatcatgacatgtatttgcattgttatgccctctctatttgtcaattgcccgactgtaatttgttcacccaacatgcttttatcttatgggagagacacctctagtgaactgtggaccccggtccattcgtttatacttgaaatacaaatctgctgcaatacttgttttcttgttttcttgcaaacaatcatcttccacacaatacggttaatcctttgttacggcaagccggtgagattgacaacctcactgtttcgttggggcaaagtactttggttgtgttgtgcgggttccacgttggcgccggaacctctggtgttgcgccgcactacatcccgccgccatcagccttcaacgtgcttcttggctcctcctggttcgataaaccttggtttctttctgagggaaaacttgctgctgtgcgcatcataccttcctcttggggttcccaacgaacgtgtgagttacacgcatcAAAGACATAGCATAGCAGTCGTGTACTTTTgaaccaatgagaatcctcacaaGCCGGTGCAGTCTTTCTTGCACATGAAGTATCGAACACAATCTTCATGACCAACTCCTTGTTCATAAATCGGTTTTCGGTGAAGTAGTTGGAGTAAAGCAGCAGTGCGTCGAATTTCCTATGACGGTCCTTGTTCTCCGCCTTCCCAACGCTCGAACCGCCACGCTGAGGCGCGTTGACCGTGAGCAGGtactgatgtctacacacgcttctattcttgtagacagtgttggacctccaagtgcagaggtttgtagaacagcagcaagttttccttcagtggatcacccaaggtttatcgaactcagggaggtagaggtcaatgatatccctctcaagcaaccctgcaattacgatacaagaagtcttttgtgtcccca contains the following coding sequences:
- the LOC124684987 gene encoding barley B recombinant-like protein D encodes the protein MDNLGHRENGRQRVDPYKGLHTQWMMPQRQIRDHHSMNLLALMTERDNAIMQRDHALAEKKAAMAERDMAFAQRDSAMAERNAAIVERDNALAALELARANGFNVNNGSGFNTESLSGTKNFQHHDQHSHDQSSPLQLADSPYDHAREMHISDAYPISTAPGSAGKAKKPNKNSSQASPLKRPSGVLRKTKKATGDWRDVGMPSVGEDPARVSVMKNEWKDQDLGLNQVAFDESSMPAPACSCTGNLRQCYKWGNGGWQSSCCTMSMSMYPLPVMPNRRHARMGGRKMSGSAFTKLLSRLAAEGHDLSTSVDLKDHWAKHGTNRYITIR